The stretch of DNA ACCTGGCCGAAGTCGAGACCGAACAACGTGACGATCGGGATCATCGAGTTGCGAAGCACGTGGCGGATTCGCACCTGACGTTCGGACAGCCCCTTGGCCCGCGCGGTTCGCACGTAGTCTTCGTTCATCGCGTCGAGCATGTTGGAGCGCAGCATTCGGCTGTAGAACCCGACGAAGAGCACAGCGAGCGTGAACCACGGCAGGATCAGGTGGGACGCCCAACCCACCGGATCCTCGGTGAGCGGCACGTAACTGCCCGTTGGGAAGAGCTGGATTTTGAATGTGAGGAAGTACAGCAGGATCGCGGCCAGCCAGAACACCGGCATCGAAATACCCACCAGCGAAAGGATTGTCAGCGCGCGGTCGGTGAACTTCCCCGCGTGGATCGCACTCATGTACCCGAACAGCACCGCCAGTGCCATCCAGATCACCGCGGCCCCGATGCACAACGAGAACGTGGCGGGCACCCCTTCCCAGATCTGCTGCACGACGTTGCGGTCCTTCGCATACGACATGAGTTGGCCGGTGAAGATCTGCTTCATCATCGTCAGGTACTGCACAGGCAGCGGCTGATCCAGCCCGAGATCCGCGCTGACCCTGGCAATCAGCGCTGGGTCGGCGTTCTTGCCCGCGATCCGCGCAGCGGGGTCGGAGTTCGGGATGACGTTGAAGATCAAGAACACGATCACCGAGATCGCGAACAGCACTGCGATCATGCCTAGAAGACGCCGCACGATGAATCTGGCCATCAGTGCTCCAACCGGATCTTCGCGCGTGGGTCGAGTGCGTCGCGCAGGCCGTCACCGAAGACGTTCAAGGACAGCACTGTCGCGATGATCATCAGGCCGGGCACGATCGTCAGATGTGGTGCGGTGTAGATCATTTCGTAGCCGTCGGCGATCATGGTGCCCCACGACGCGTTGGGTGGGCGGACACCGGCGCCGAGGAACGACAGTGCCGATTCGAGCAGCATGTTGTTGGCGATGTTCAGCGTGAAGAACACGATGATCGTGGAGATGATGTTCGGCAGCAGCTCGGAGAACATGATCCGCAACGGTCCCTTGCCTTGCGCGATGGCGGCCTCGATGAATTCCTTCTCCCGCAGTGCCAGGATTTCGCCCCTGATCGGTCTGGCCATGTACGGCACATAAACGAAGCCGATGATCATGATCGGAATCCAGATCGAGTCGCCCGCGATCGCGAAAGGTCCGATCTTGAGACCGCCGATGGCCAGCGCGGTGCCCAACGC from Mycobacterium sp. JS623 encodes:
- a CDS encoding ABC transporter permease; amino-acid sequence: MARFIVRRLLGMIAVLFAISVIVFLIFNVIPNSDPAARIAGKNADPALIARVSADLGLDQPLPVQYLTMMKQIFTGQLMSYAKDRNVVQQIWEGVPATFSLCIGAAVIWMALAVLFGYMSAIHAGKFTDRALTILSLVGISMPVFWLAAILLYFLTFKIQLFPTGSYVPLTEDPVGWASHLILPWFTLAVLFVGFYSRMLRSNMLDAMNEDYVRTARAKGLSERQVRIRHVLRNSMIPIVTLFGLDFGQVVGGGAILTETVYNLNGVGLYAGEAIRSLDLPPLIGVTLFGAFFIVLFNTIVDFAYAVLDPRIRLGEAAPA